The Corynebacterium marinum DSM 44953 genome contains the following window.
CGGCCCTCGACGCTCTAGCTGCGCGACCGGGGGCCCGCCGGGTAGGGGCTATTCGCAGTTGATGCCGTCGTTGTCCCCGTCGCCGTACCAGTGGTACTCGGGGTCGATCCCCGCGACGTAGGGTCCGTACCCCGCGGCCTTCGCCTTCCGGCAGCTGCTGAACTGCGGATCCGTCCCCTCCGGCTGCGCCGCCGGGGCGGGAGCCGGGGCGGGAGCGGGAGCCGGGGCCGGGGCCGGGGCGACGGCCGCCGGCTCGACCGCCGGGTCAGCGAGCGGTTCCGGTGCCGGAGCCGTCGCTGTGGGCTCGACGGCGGGGCTGGTCCGGCCTTCGGGGAGAACCTGCCCGGGGCAGGCGTCCAGCACACGTGCCATGGCGTCGCGTTCCGCTGCGGTGACCCACAGGTCGTAGTTGGCCTTGACCGCGATCTGCCGGGCGACGTAGTCGCAGCGGAAGGAACGGTTGGCGGGTAGCCAGGTGGCGGCGTCGCCGGCGCCCTTCTGCATGTTGGCGGGACCGTCGACGGCCAGCAGGTTCAGCGGGTCGTTGGCAAATTGACGGCGCACCTCCGCGTCGAGCTGCTGGGCGCCCTTCTGCCACGCGTCCGCCAGCGCGACGACGTGGTCGATATGGACTGCCTCGGAGGTGCCCTGCCCGCGGAGGAAGGCGATGTCGGTGGCGGTGTAGGGGTCGTTGAGCACCCCGGTGAGCACCACGCAGTCGTTGGTGCCGGGCCGGAAGGTGACGGAGGTCAGGTCGCGGGCGAGCATGTCGTTGCGGGTGTCGCAGCCGTTGTGGTCGGTGTCGGCCCACGCAGGGCCGAACTGCTCGCGGTCGTAGCCCGTCATGGGGGCGCGCCCCTTGACCTCCAGGGACGCCAGCGCGGCCGCCGCGGTCCCGGCCGCCGCACCCGGCTCCCCGATCTCCTCCGGCGCCTTCGCAGACGTCGTCTCCGACTCCGCCGGGGTGCTCTCCCCCGGGGCAGCGGAGTCCGATGTCGCGGCGGCGGTCGAAACCGTCGCTTCCGGCGACCCGGACCCGGCCGTCCCGCCGTCCGGCGCCGAACATCCGGCGGCCGCCAGCCCGAGTACCAGGGCCGCCCCGGTCAGTGTGAGCCAACGCCGCAACGCCATGATGATTCCCTCCGGACGGTGATGAATGAACGTCCGGAGAGTATGCCACGGGCGTGCCGCACCTCCGGGCAGCGGGGGTCACCGCCACCCCGGTTCCGGCTAGGTCACCGCGGTCGCGGCGATGACATAACCGTCGCGCACCATCCACCGGCCGGAGATGAACGGCACCGGGGTGGGCCGGGTCAGGAGGTAGGAGATGAAGGAGCCGTCGGAACGGATGTCTATCTCCGCCTCCTCGAAACCGAGCCAGCGGTGCGTCATCGGGAACCACGCCTTATAGGTGGCCTCCTTGGCGCAGAAGAGCAGGCGGTCGGCGCACTCGATGCCCTCGGAACGTAGGCGTTCGAGCTGGGGCATCTCCCCCGGGCGGGCGATGGAGCTGATGACCTCCCGGGGCAGCGCCTCCGCCGGTTCGGCGTCCAGCCCCATGGAGCGGACGTGCTTCTTCGGGGCGACGACGGCGGCGCGGAATCCCTCGGTGTGGGTCATGGAACCGGTGACGGAGTCCGGCCACAGGGGCATGCCCCGTTCGCCGCGGAGGATCGGTTCGTAGTCGCAGTGGCCGAGGTCTCGCAGCGCCTGGTGCGCGCACCAGCGGGCGTCGCCGAACTCGGCCTTGCGCACGTCGACCGAGTGCGACACCAGCGCCTGCTCGAGGGGATGCAGGCCGTGGTAGTTCTGCAGGTCGGGGTGGTTACGGTCGGTGATGACGTAGCAGAAGCGGGCGGCGTCGGGGAAGAGGAACTGCTCAAGCATCGTGACCACCCCGCACCGTGCGGACCCGGTAGGGCCAGGGGTTGAGGTGGCCGTGGCGTTCCCATTCGCGGGGGTAGCCCAGGGACACCTCCACGTGCGGGACGCCCGCGACGACGGTCTCCCCGGGCATGTGCAGGTGCCCGTAGATGACCACCTCCGCGTTGTAGCGCTCTGCCCAGGTCCGGGTGTGCCGGGTGCCGCACCACAGGGCGATCTCCGGGTGGCGCAGGGTCAGCGTCGGCTCCTGCACGAGCGGCCAGTGGTTGACCAGGATGGTGGGGCCCTCGATGAGGGAGAGCCGTTTGATGGAGTAGGCCAGCCGGTCCCAGCACCAGGCGCGGACGTCGACGAAGGGGGCGATGGCGAACTCGTCGGTCATCATGATCTGCCGGTCGTGGGCGGCCTGGACCGCCTCCTCGACGGTCATGCCCGGTGCGCGGAAGGAGTAGTCGTAGAGGGTGAACAGCGGCACGATGGTGAGGCCGTCGAACACCGGGTACGGGTCCTCGGGGGTGAGGACGTCGATCTCCCGGCACCCGTCGACGAGTTCGGTGTACTTGTCTCTGCCCTGGTAGCGGTCCGTGGATCGCGAGAACAGCTCGTGGTTGCCGGGCACCCAGATGACCTTGGCGAAGCGTCCCCGCAGCTGCCGGAGGATGCGCAGCACCAGGTCGGTGCGTTCCGCCACGTCACCGGCGACGATGAGCCAGTCCGAGGGGTCCGCGGGCTGGATCTCTTCGATCCGGATGACGTTGGCCTTGACGGCGCCGTGCAGGTCGCTGACGGCCCACAACGTTGTGTTCATCGACGCACCTCCTTATCTCCCCGTGTCTACCACAGCCCACGCCATGGACCGGAAGCGCCAGACCACCGCGATGAGCCGGATGACGATGAACGCCAGCAGTCCCAGCCAGATGCCGGTCAGGCCGCCGCCGACGGCGTAGGCGATCCACACGCCCGGCAGGAAACCGAGGACGACGGACGCGATGGTGATCGTGCGGAGGAAGGCCGCGTCACCGGCCCCCAGCAGCACCCCGTCGAGCGCGAAGACGACGCCGCCGAGGACGATCATGACGATCATCAGCCACCACGGCCCCGCGATGGTTTCGAGGACGGTGGCGTCGCCGGTGAACAACCGCGGGATCACTCCGGCGCCGGCCGCGAACACCGCGCCGAGCGCCCCGGCGAAGAGCAGGGAGTACACGGTCACCCGCTGCCCCACCTGCTTCGCGACGTCCACCGTCCCACGCCCCAGCGCCGCCCCCGTCAGCGCCTGCGCCGCGATGGCGAGGGAATCGAGCACGAGCGTGATGAAGTTCCACAGCTGCAGCATGATCTGGTGGGCCGCCAGCGAGGACGTGCCGAACCTGGCGGCCACCGCCGCCGCCGACACGAAGGCCACCTGGAAGGACAGGGACCGCAGGATCAGGTCCCGGCCCATGACCAGCTGCCGCCGTATGACCGACCAGTCCGGCCGCCACCTGCCCCGGTGTTCCCGGGCCAGGGCGACGAGGAAGCACAGGGCGGTGACGGCCACGCCCGCCACGTTGGCCATCGCGGAGCCCGGGAGCCCGAACTCGCCGACCAGGACGGGGATGAGGATTGCCCCGGGGATGACCCCGGCGAGGGTGAACCAGAGCGGGCGCCGGGTGTCCTGCACACCGCGCAGCCAGCCGTTGCCGGCCATGACCACCAGCGTCAGCGGGATGGCGAAGGCCGCGATGTGCAGCCACTCCTCCGCCGCCGCGGCCGTGGCCGCGTCACCGGAGAGCCACAGCCCGATGCGCCCGGCGAAGAGCCAGATCAACGAGGCGATGACCAGCCCCACCCCGAGCCCCACCCAGGTGGCCTGCACGCCTTCTGCGACGGCGTCCCCGCGCCGCCCCGAACCGTAGAGCCGGGAGGCGCGGGCGGTGGTGCCGTAGGACAGGAAGGTCAGCTGCGTGGTCACCGTGGACTGCACCGTGGTGCCGATGGCCAGCGCCGCGAGTTCGAAGGCGCCGAGGCGGCCGATGACGGCGGTGTCGAGAAGCAGATACAGCGGGGTCGCGGCGAGGACGCCGAGGGCGGGCAGCGCCAGTGCGAAGATCTGCCTGGCGGAGACCGTCACGACGCCCGCAGCTCCCCCAGCAATTCCTCGAGGACCTCGTCGATGGTGCCGTGGGCGGTGTAGCCGGCGGCCGGGATGTGCCCGCCGCCGCCCAGGGCGACGGCCAGCAGGGAGACGTTCATCTGGTTGGAACGCAACGAGACGTGCCAGATCCCGGGCATCGACTCCTTGAACACCGCGCCCAGGTTCGTGCCCTCCAGGGAACGCACGAAGTCCACCAGGCCCTCGACCGCGGGCAGCGAACCCGTCCGGACGAGATCGTGGTCGGCGACGATCACCGCCAGGCGGTGTTCACCGGCCTCGTGCACCCGCACGCTCGACAGGGCGCGGCCCATCATCCGCAGATCCACCACGGTGCCGGAATCGAGCAGGTCGACGGCGATGGACCGGACGTCCAGGCCCGTCTCCATGAGGCGGGCGGCGAAGGTGTGCATCTGCGGGGTGCCCCACCGGAAACTGCCGGTGTCGGTGAGCAGGCCCGCATACAGGGCATGCGCGATCGGCTTATCCAGCGTGACGTCCAGCAGCTCGAAGAGCCGTCCGAGGACCGTGGTCGTGGATTCGGCCCCGGCGTCGATCAGGTCCACGTGTCCGTAACCGGGGTTGGAGGAATGATGGTCGATGACCACGGTGTCACCGGGGCGCTCCGCGATCGCCGCGGCGAGCGTACCCGTGCGGTCGAGTGAACCGCAGTCGACGGTGATGATGAGGTCGACGTCGGGCAGCGAATCGCTGAGCAGGATCTCCTCCGCACCGGGGATGGTGCGCAGGTTGTCCGCGAAGGGGAAGGACTGCCCGATGAGCCCCACCGCCTGCTTGCCCAGCTGGCGCAGTGCGCCGACAGTGGCGCACACGGAGCCGATGGCGTCCGCGTCAGCGCGCACGTGGCCGACGACGGCCACGCTCCGCGCAGCCTCGACGGCGGCGGCCGCTTCGGCGTAGGGGGGCACTACTGATCGCCCTCCGTCTTGTACGGGTTGGGGTCGCCGGCCGGTTTCGCGTTCTCCTTCAGCTTCGCCAGCTCGGCGTCGCGCGCCCGGGCGCGGGCGAGCAGCCCCTCCATGTGCGCGGAGGCCTCCGGGACGGTGTCCACCTCGAAGGAGAGGGTCGGAGTGAAACGGACGCCCAGCTGGTCGCCCACGATCTTGCGCAGCTGGCCCCGGGCGCGGTGGAGCGCCTCCGCGGCGGCGTCGTAGTCGGGGGCCTCGTCGAGGGAGCGGCCGCGGACGGTGTAGAACACCTTCGCGTCGTGGAGGTCGCCGGTGACCCGGGTGTCGGTGACGGTGACCAGCTCCAGGCGGCGATCTTTGACCTCGCGCTCAATCGCAGAGGCCACGATGGTCTGGATGCGCTTGGCCATGCGGGCGGCGCGGGCGTTGTCTGCCATGTCTGGCGTCTCCTTGATAGTCGAACTCAGAACTTCCACAGATTCTACCCCGTGCGCCCGCCGGCCCTCGCCCCTCCCCGGCTCCGGGGTCCGTCACCGGATTTTCAGGGCCGGCAGCGGCCAGGCGCGCCGCGGCATGCGTTCCTGCTCGAAAGGGTAACCGAGGGACACGTCGAAGTGCGGGACGCCGTCCACCCTGATCTCCTCCGGCATGTGCAGGTGCCCGTGGATCACCCCGACGGCGTCGTGTTCCACGGGCAGGTCGCGGGTGGCGGCCGTCCCGCACCACAGGGCCATCTCCTGCTTCGCCAGGCGCAGCGTCGGTTCGACGACCAGCGGCCAGTGGTTGACCAGCAGCGTCGGCCCCTCGATCGACGACAACCGTTCCCGGGAGTAGGCCACCCGCTCGGCGCACCAGGCCGGGATGTCCACGTAGGGGGCAATGAACAGCTCGTCGTCGAGCATGGCGCGCGCGTTCCTGGCCCCCTCCAGCGCCTCGGGCACGCTCAGGCCCGGCGGGCGGAAGGAGTAGTCGTACAAAGTGAACAGCGGTGCGACCGTGACGTCCCCAAACACCGGGTAATCATCCTCGGGCGTATCGACGCCCACCTCACGCAGCAGCTCCACCAGGCGCAGGTAGCGTTCACGCCCCTTGAAGCGGTCGGCGCCGCGGGAAAAAAGTTCATGGTTGCCCGGCGTCCAGATGACGCGGGCAAAACGCCGCCGGAGACGGGCGAGGGTGTCGACGACTACGTCGATACGCTCGGCCACGTCTCCGGCGACGATGAGCCAGTCCCCCGGATCCGCCGGCCGCAGGCGCTCAGTGCGCTCGCGGTTGGCGGGCCAGGTGACGTGCAGGTCCGAAACGGACCACAGTGTGCGCGGCATGCTAGTCGCGCGGGACCTCGACCTGCTCGAAGACCTGGATCTTGTCGCCGACCGCGATGTCCGGGTAGGACAGCACGAGACCGCACTCGTAGCCTGCGGTGACCTCGGTGACGTCGTCCTTCTCGCGTCGCAGGGACTCGATCTTGACGTTGTTCGCGATGACGTTGCCGTCCCGGACCAGGCGGGCGGATGCGTTGCGGCGCACCTTGCCGCTCTCGACCATGCAACCTGCGATGAGGCCGATGGCCGAGGCCTTGAACAGCGCGCGGATCTCCGCGACACCGACCTCGCGCTCCTCGTAGACCGGCTTGAGCATGCCCTTGAGGGCAGCCTCCACCTCTTCGATGGCCCTGTAGATGACGGTGTAGTAGCGGATGTCCACACCTTCGGTGTTGGCCTCTTCGGTGGCCTTGCCCTCAGCGCGGACGTTGAAGGCGATGATCACCGCGTTGGAGGCGTTGGCCAGCGAGACGTTCGTCTGCGTGACCGCACCGACGCCGCGGTCGATGATGTTGAGCTCGACCTCGTCGTTCATCTCGATCTTGAGCAGGGACTCTTCCAGCGCCTCCACGGAGCCGGCGTTGTCGCCCTTGAGGATGAGGTTGAGGACCGAAGTCTCCTTGAGCACCGCATCCAGATCCTCGAGGGAGACGCGCTTGCGGCCGCGTGCCTGGGCAGCGGAACGCTTGCGGGCGTCACGCTGCGCCGCGATCTGGCGTGCGACACGGTCGTCCTCGACGACGAGCAGGTTGTCGCCGGCGCCGGGGACGCCGTTGAGGCCCTGCATCTGGACCGGACGGGACGGACCCGCCTCTTCCACGTCGTGGCCGTGCTCGTCGATCATGCGACGGACGCGGCCGTAGGTGCCGCCCACGACGATGGAGTCGCCGACGCGCAGCGTACCGCGCTGGACCAGGACGGTGGCCACGGGACCGCGGCCGCGGTCCAGGTTCGCCTCGATGGCGACACCCTGGGCGTACATGTCCGGGTTGGCGCGCAGATCCAGGGAGGCGTCCGCGGTGAGGACGACAGCCTCGAGCAGCTCGTCGATGTTCGTGCCCTGCTTGGCGGAGATGTCGACGAACATGGTGTCGCCGCCGTACTCCTCCGGAACCAGGCCGTACTCGGTGAGCTGGCCGCGGATCTTCTCCGGGGAGGCGTCCGGCTTATCGATCTTGTTCACCGCCACGACGACCGGCACACCGGCCGCCTTCGCGTGGTTGATGGCCTCCACCGTCTGCGGCATGACGCCGTCGTCGGCGGCGACCACGAGGATCGCGATATCCGTGGACTTCGCACCACGGGCACGCATGGCGGTGAACGCCTCGTGGCCCGGGGTATCCAGGAACGTGATGGGACGCTCGCGGCCGTCGACGACGCGACGGATCTGGTAGGCACCGATGCCCTGGGTGATGCCGCCGGCCTCGCCGGCACCGACATCAG
Protein-coding sequences here:
- a CDS encoding GmrSD restriction endonuclease domain-containing protein; the protein is MALRRWLTLTGAALVLGLAAAGCSAPDGGTAGSGSPEATVSTAAATSDSAAPGESTPAESETTSAKAPEEIGEPGAAAGTAAAALASLEVKGRAPMTGYDREQFGPAWADTDHNGCDTRNDMLARDLTSVTFRPGTNDCVVLTGVLNDPYTATDIAFLRGQGTSEAVHIDHVVALADAWQKGAQQLDAEVRRQFANDPLNLLAVDGPANMQKGAGDAATWLPANRSFRCDYVARQIAVKANYDLWVTAAERDAMARVLDACPGQVLPEGRTSPAVEPTATAPAPEPLADPAVEPAAVAPAPAPAPAPAPAPAPAAQPEGTDPQFSSCRKAKAAGYGPYVAGIDPEYHWYGDGDNDGINCE
- a CDS encoding 4'-phosphopantetheinyl transferase family protein produces the protein MLEQFLFPDAARFCYVITDRNHPDLQNYHGLHPLEQALVSHSVDVRKAEFGDARWCAHQALRDLGHCDYEPILRGERGMPLWPDSVTGSMTHTEGFRAAVVAPKKHVRSMGLDAEPAEALPREVISSIARPGEMPQLERLRSEGIECADRLLFCAKEATYKAWFPMTHRWLGFEEAEIDIRSDGSFISYLLTRPTPVPFISGRWMVRDGYVIAATAVT
- a CDS encoding metallophosphoesterase family protein, which codes for MNTTLWAVSDLHGAVKANVIRIEEIQPADPSDWLIVAGDVAERTDLVLRILRQLRGRFAKVIWVPGNHELFSRSTDRYQGRDKYTELVDGCREIDVLTPEDPYPVFDGLTIVPLFTLYDYSFRAPGMTVEEAVQAAHDRQIMMTDEFAIAPFVDVRAWCWDRLAYSIKRLSLIEGPTILVNHWPLVQEPTLTLRHPEIALWCGTRHTRTWAERYNAEVVIYGHLHMPGETVVAGVPHVEVSLGYPREWERHGHLNPWPYRVRTVRGGHDA
- a CDS encoding MATE family efflux transporter — translated: MTVSARQIFALALPALGVLAATPLYLLLDTAVIGRLGAFELAALAIGTTVQSTVTTQLTFLSYGTTARASRLYGSGRRGDAVAEGVQATWVGLGVGLVIASLIWLFAGRIGLWLSGDAATAAAAEEWLHIAAFAIPLTLVVMAGNGWLRGVQDTRRPLWFTLAGVIPGAILIPVLVGEFGLPGSAMANVAGVAVTALCFLVALAREHRGRWRPDWSVIRRQLVMGRDLILRSLSFQVAFVSAAAVAARFGTSSLAAHQIMLQLWNFITLVLDSLAIAAQALTGAALGRGTVDVAKQVGQRVTVYSLLFAGALGAVFAAGAGVIPRLFTGDATVLETIAGPWWLMIVMIVLGGVVFALDGVLLGAGDAAFLRTITIASVVLGFLPGVWIAYAVGGGLTGIWLGLLAFIVIRLIAVVWRFRSMAWAVVDTGR
- a CDS encoding DHH family phosphoesterase, producing the protein MPPYAEAAAAVEAARSVAVVGHVRADADAIGSVCATVGALRQLGKQAVGLIGQSFPFADNLRTIPGAEEILLSDSLPDVDLIITVDCGSLDRTGTLAAAIAERPGDTVVIDHHSSNPGYGHVDLIDAGAESTTTVLGRLFELLDVTLDKPIAHALYAGLLTDTGSFRWGTPQMHTFAARLMETGLDVRSIAVDLLDSGTVVDLRMMGRALSSVRVHEAGEHRLAVIVADHDLVRTGSLPAVEGLVDFVRSLEGTNLGAVFKESMPGIWHVSLRSNQMNVSLLAVALGGGGHIPAAGYTAHGTIDEVLEELLGELRAS
- the rbfA gene encoding 30S ribosome-binding factor RbfA, translating into MADNARAARMAKRIQTIVASAIEREVKDRRLELVTVTDTRVTGDLHDAKVFYTVRGRSLDEAPDYDAAAEALHRARGQLRKIVGDQLGVRFTPTLSFEVDTVPEASAHMEGLLARARARDAELAKLKENAKPAGDPNPYKTEGDQ
- a CDS encoding metallophosphoesterase family protein; its protein translation is MPRTLWSVSDLHVTWPANRERTERLRPADPGDWLIVAGDVAERIDVVVDTLARLRRRFARVIWTPGNHELFSRGADRFKGRERYLRLVELLREVGVDTPEDDYPVFGDVTVAPLFTLYDYSFRPPGLSVPEALEGARNARAMLDDELFIAPYVDIPAWCAERVAYSRERLSSIEGPTLLVNHWPLVVEPTLRLAKQEMALWCGTAATRDLPVEHDAVGVIHGHLHMPEEIRVDGVPHFDVSLGYPFEQERMPRRAWPLPALKIR